From the Bacillus carboniphilus genome, one window contains:
- a CDS encoding metalloregulator ArsR/SmtB family transcription factor, protein MSNKDTCDIYCYDEPKVKRIQAVIKKEDIGSVALLFKAIADENRAKITYALCQDDELCVCDIANIIGSTVATASHHLRTLHKQGIVKFRREGKLAFYSLDDEHIKQLITIALAHKKEVRVDV, encoded by the coding sequence ATGTCTAACAAAGATACATGTGATATTTACTGTTATGATGAACCGAAAGTAAAGCGTATACAAGCTGTGATAAAAAAGGAAGATATAGGTAGTGTGGCTTTACTTTTTAAGGCGATTGCAGATGAAAACCGAGCGAAGATCACATATGCCTTGTGTCAGGATGATGAATTATGTGTGTGTGATATTGCGAATATTATTGGTTCAACGGTTGCAACGGCTTCACACCACTTGAGGACTCTTCATAAACAGGGAATAGTCAAATTCCGTAGAGAAGGGAAACTCGCCTTTTATTCTTTAGATGATGAACATATAAAGCAGTTAATCACGATTGCCCTAGCTCACAAGAAAGAGGTGAGAGTCGATGTATGA
- a CDS encoding heavy metal translocating P-type ATPase codes for MYEQNAQMSEQQSMTYRVQGFSUAGCAKTFEENVKHLDGVVDAKVNFGAAKITVTGQATIEELEKAGAFENLKLRSEQEKSVEREPFWKQKENYKVYVSAVLLLISWFLGERYGEGHIVPIAGYAISIFIGGYSLFSKGLKNLARLKFDMNTLMTVAVIGAAIIGEWGEGATVVILFAISEALERYSMDKARQSIESLMDIAPKEALIRRGQEEMVVPVDEIQIGDTMIVKPGQKLAMDGVVIKGTSTINQAAITGESVPATKTNGDEVFAGTMNEEGLLEVKVTKRVEDTTIAKIIHLVEEAQAERAPSQAFVDKFAKYYTPAIIVLAILIAVVPPLLFGAEWSEWVYQGLAALVVGCPCALVVSTPVAVVTAIGNAARNGVLIKGGIYLEEAGTLKVMAFDKTGTLTKGVPTVTDMVTFMGNEEELLQITAAIEKGSQHPLASAIMRKAEESGVKYQDIEVNDFQSITGKGIKARVHNSLYYVGSPNLFEGMHGILSANQKAMIEKMQSQGKTVMILGTERDTLALIAVADEVRESSKEVIQKLRQVGIEKTVMLTGDNERTAKAIGKQVGVSDVKADLLPEDKLHFIKKLRSKYKNVAMVGDGVNDAPALAASSVGVAMGGAGTDTALETADIALMSDDLSKLPYTMKLSRKALAVIKQNIAFSLGIKALALLLVIPGWLTLWIAIFADMGATLLVTLNSLRLLKVKE; via the coding sequence ATGTATGAGCAAAATGCGCAAATGTCTGAACAACAATCCATGACGTATCGCGTCCAAGGCTTTTCCTGAGCAGGCTGTGCGAAAACGTTCGAGGAGAACGTGAAACACCTGGATGGTGTTGTGGATGCAAAAGTTAATTTTGGAGCGGCGAAGATCACAGTAACGGGCCAAGCTACCATTGAGGAACTCGAAAAAGCTGGAGCCTTTGAGAACTTGAAACTACGTAGTGAACAGGAAAAATCGGTTGAACGAGAGCCTTTCTGGAAACAGAAAGAAAATTACAAGGTGTACGTTTCAGCTGTATTGCTATTGATTAGTTGGTTTTTAGGAGAGCGATATGGAGAGGGGCATATTGTTCCTATCGCTGGTTATGCTATTTCCATTTTTATAGGCGGTTATTCTTTATTTTCAAAAGGTCTTAAAAACTTAGCCCGATTAAAGTTCGATATGAACACGCTTATGACTGTAGCTGTCATAGGAGCCGCCATTATTGGTGAATGGGGAGAAGGGGCAACCGTTGTCATCCTGTTTGCAATAAGTGAAGCACTAGAACGTTATTCAATGGATAAAGCACGTCAGTCGATTGAGTCATTGATGGATATTGCCCCTAAAGAAGCACTTATTCGACGAGGGCAAGAGGAAATGGTGGTTCCTGTCGATGAAATCCAAATTGGTGACACGATGATTGTGAAGCCAGGGCAAAAGTTGGCTATGGATGGAGTCGTCATAAAAGGAACATCTACTATCAATCAAGCTGCCATCACAGGGGAAAGTGTCCCCGCTACCAAAACAAACGGTGATGAAGTTTTTGCAGGTACTATGAATGAAGAGGGTCTACTTGAAGTTAAGGTGACAAAGCGAGTGGAAGATACGACGATTGCCAAGATTATTCACTTAGTGGAAGAAGCTCAAGCCGAACGGGCACCTTCCCAGGCTTTTGTTGATAAATTTGCTAAATATTACACACCGGCCATCATTGTATTAGCCATTTTAATAGCAGTTGTTCCACCGTTATTATTTGGAGCAGAATGGAGTGAGTGGGTTTACCAAGGTTTGGCGGCTCTAGTTGTGGGTTGTCCGTGTGCATTAGTTGTCTCAACTCCAGTAGCTGTTGTGACTGCAATTGGTAACGCGGCCAGAAATGGTGTTCTCATAAAGGGTGGCATTTACCTGGAAGAAGCAGGAACCTTAAAGGTCATGGCATTTGACAAAACCGGGACCCTAACGAAGGGGGTTCCAACTGTGACAGATATGGTGACGTTTATGGGTAACGAGGAGGAGCTTTTACAAATAACTGCGGCCATCGAGAAGGGATCGCAACATCCACTAGCTTCAGCCATTATGAGAAAAGCAGAAGAATCCGGTGTAAAATACCAAGATATCGAAGTGAACGACTTTCAATCAATCACTGGGAAAGGGATTAAAGCCAGAGTTCACAATTCTCTGTACTATGTTGGTAGTCCGAATCTATTTGAAGGCATGCATGGAATCCTATCTGCCAATCAAAAGGCAATGATTGAAAAAATGCAATCACAAGGAAAAACTGTAATGATCTTGGGAACAGAAAGAGACACCCTGGCATTGATTGCGGTGGCTGATGAAGTTAGAGAATCCTCAAAAGAGGTCATTCAAAAATTACGTCAAGTTGGAATTGAGAAAACAGTCATGCTAACAGGAGACAATGAGAGAACGGCTAAAGCTATTGGAAAACAAGTGGGAGTTTCGGATGTCAAAGCCGATTTGTTACCTGAGGATAAATTACATTTTATCAAAAAGCTTCGATCCAAGTATAAAAATGTTGCCATGGTCGGCGATGGTGTCAATGATGCTCCAGCTCTTGCTGCATCATCTGTAGGAGTTGCTATGGGGGGTGCCGGTACAGATACAGCACTGGAGACCGCTGATATAGCATTGATGTCTGATGACCTCAGTAAGTTACCGTATACGATGAAGCTGAGTCGGAAAGCATTGGCCGTTATTAAACAAAACATCGCGTTCTCTTTGGGAATTAAGGCATTGGCTTTATTACTTGTCATTCCAGGCTGGTTAACACTATGGATTGCCATTTTTGCTGATATGGGTGCAACGTTACTGGTAACCTTGAATAGTTTGAGGTTGTTGAAAGTGAAGGAATAG